A stretch of DNA from Streptomyces sp. NBC_01197:
GCAGCGAATCGGAGCGCGAGCTGGCGGCGCTCACCAACCGCCGCGACTCGATCAACGCGCAGCTGACCAACGTCCGCGAGATGCTGGCCACGCTGACCGGTGCCGCGGTGGCCGCTGCCGGTGCGCCGGCCGACGAGGAGCAGACCTCCCACGGAGTCCCGGCGCAGCAGACCCGCTGACCCGCCGCTACGTCGCCTCTCCCCCGGGGCCGCGTCTCGATGGTCTCAGTGCAGGTCTCGGTACATCCGCGGTCCCGCGTACCGCGAGCAAGCCCCCCGTCATTCCGGTGGCGGGGGGCTTGTCGTACGCCTAACGTGGCTGCGTGCTGCCCTCAGGATCCGCGCGGCCCGGCCGGGGGCAGGGGGAAGGCCGGGCGAATCACCAGAAACGACGAGGCGGAACGCAGTGATCGAACTCTCGGGGCTGACCAAACGCTATGGCGAGAAGATGGCGGTCGACCAGCTGACCTTCAATGTACGACCGGGCATCGTCACCGGCTTCCTGGGACCCAACGGAGCCGGGAAGTCCACCACGATGCGGATGGTCCTCGGCCTGGACAACCCCACGGGCGGAGACGTCCGGATCGACGGCAAGCACTACAAGGACCTCAAGGACCCGCTGCGGCACATCGGCGCGCTGCTCGACGCCAAGACCATGCACGGCGGGCGTACGGCCCACAACCATCTGCTCTGTCTCGCGCAGAGCAACGGCATCCCGGCGTCCCGGGTCGGCGAGGTGCTGGAGACCGTCGGCCTCTCGGCGGTGGCGAAGAAGCGCGCCAAGGGCTTCTCGCTCGGCATGGGGCAGCGGCTCGGCATCGCGGGGGCGCTGCTCGGTGACCCCGAGATCCTGATGTTCGACGAGCCGGTGAACGGTCTGGACCCCGAGGGCATCCACTGGATCCGCAACCTCATGAAGGCCCTTGCCGGGCAGGGCCGCACGATCTTCGTCTCCTCGCACCTGATGAGCGAGATGGCCCTCACCGCCGACCACTTGGTCGTCATCGGGCAGGGGCGGCTGATGGCCGACACCAGCATGTCGGAGTTCATCGCGGAGAACTCGCGGTCGTACGTGCGGCTGCGCTCCCCGCAGCGGGAGCAGCTCTTCGACGTGCTGCACGAGGCCGGGTACAAGCCGGTCTCGGCGGGCGACGGCACACTCGAAGTGGACGGCACGGCCGCGGCCGACATCGGTGAACTCGCCGCCCGACACCAGCTCGTCCTGCATGAGCTGAGTCCCCAGCAGGCTTCACTCGAAGAGGCGTTCATGCAGCTCACCGCGGAATCGGTGGAGTACCACGCACACAACGGCGGCGACAGCGCACCTCCGGGCGCACCGCGGCAGCCCGGGTGGGGTCAGAAACCGCAGCAGCCGGGACAGCAGCCCAGGTGGGGCCAGGACCCGAAGAACCCGAAGAGGGGGGCCTGACCATGGCGGCCGCCCAGGTGATGAAGTCCGAGTGGACCAAGATCCGCTCGGTGCAGTCCACCGTCTGGACACTGGCGAGCGCGCTGGTGGTGACGGTGGCGTTCGGGGCGCTGTTCAGCGCGCTGTCGAACTCCCAGTTCAGCAACATGCCCCGCTCGGACCAGCTCACCTTCGACCCGACGTCGGTGAGTTTCGCGGGGATCGTGCTCGGCCAGCTCGCGCTGATCGTCTTCGGGGTGCTCGTGGTCTCGAACGAGTACAGCACCGGAATGATCCGGATGTCGCTGGCCGCCGTCCCGCAGCGCGGCACCTTCTACGTCTCCAAGATCGTGGTGGCCACGGTCCTGGCGTTCGTCATCGGTGTGGTGACGAGCTTTCTGACGTACTTCCTCGGCCAGGCGCTGCTCGGCGTCCACCGCTCCCACATCGGGGACCCCGGTGTGCTGCGGGCCGTGTTCGGTGCCTCGCTGTACATGACTCTGATCACGATGTTCTCGATGGGCATCGCCTCGCTGCTGCGCAGTCCCATGCTGTCGCTGGGCATCCTGATGCCGTTCTTCTTCCTGATCTCCAACATCCTGGGAAGCGTCTCCGCCACCAAGAAGGTCGGCCAGTACCTCCCCGACCAGGCAGGGAGCAAGATCACCCAGGTGGTGTCGGGCAGTAACAGCGCCCCGTACGGGCCCTGGGCCGGGCTGGGCATCATGGCTCTGTGGGTGGCGGCCGCGGTGCTCGCCGGCTACGTACTGCTGAAGAAACGCGACGCCTGACGGCCGTTCCGGGGGCCGGTGGCCGGAAACGGCCGCCGCTCACGGCTTGGCTGGAACCGTAAAGGCCTGGTTATCCTCCTCACTCATACGGGGGTGTTCGGCCAAAAGCGGCCAGGCCCCGACGACACGCAGAACGTCGATGGGGCTGGAGAATGATCGAGGCAGTCGGCCTGACGAAGCGCTACGGCGCCAAGACGGCCGTGTACAACCTTTCCTTCCAGGTGCGGCCCGGCACGGTGACCGGCTTCCTGGGGCCCAACGGCTCCGGGAAGTCGACCACCATGCGCATGATCCTCGGCCTCGACCAGCCGACCTCGGGCCATGTCACGATCGGCGGCCACCCCTTCCGCAAGCTGCCGAACGCCCCCCGGCAGATCGGCGCCCTGCTCGACGCCAAGGCGGTGCACGGCGGCCGCAGCGCGCGCAGCCATCTGCTCTCGCTGGCGCAGCTCTCCGGGATCCCGGCGTCCCGGGTCGACGAGGTGCTCGGTGTCGTCGGCCTCCAGGAGGTGGCCCGCAAACGCTCCAACGGGTTCTCGCTCGGTATGGGGCAGCGCCTGGGCATCGCCGCCGCCCTGCTCGGCGACCCGCAGGTGCTGCTCTTCGACGAGCCGGTCAACGGTCTCGACCCGGAGGGCATCCTCTGGGTCCGCAATCTGATGAAGTCCCTTGCCGCGGAGGGCCGTACGGTCCTCGTCTCGTCGCACCTGATGAGCGAGATGGCCCTCACCGCCGACCATCTGATCGTGATCGGCCGCGGCCAGCTGCTCTCGGATATGAG
This window harbors:
- a CDS encoding ABC transporter ATP-binding protein, which gives rise to MIELSGLTKRYGEKMAVDQLTFNVRPGIVTGFLGPNGAGKSTTMRMVLGLDNPTGGDVRIDGKHYKDLKDPLRHIGALLDAKTMHGGRTAHNHLLCLAQSNGIPASRVGEVLETVGLSAVAKKRAKGFSLGMGQRLGIAGALLGDPEILMFDEPVNGLDPEGIHWIRNLMKALAGQGRTIFVSSHLMSEMALTADHLVVIGQGRLMADTSMSEFIAENSRSYVRLRSPQREQLFDVLHEAGYKPVSAGDGTLEVDGTAAADIGELAARHQLVLHELSPQQASLEEAFMQLTAESVEYHAHNGGDSAPPGAPRQPGWGQKPQQPGQQPRWGQDPKNPKRGA
- a CDS encoding ABC transporter permease subunit, producing MAAAQVMKSEWTKIRSVQSTVWTLASALVVTVAFGALFSALSNSQFSNMPRSDQLTFDPTSVSFAGIVLGQLALIVFGVLVVSNEYSTGMIRMSLAAVPQRGTFYVSKIVVATVLAFVIGVVTSFLTYFLGQALLGVHRSHIGDPGVLRAVFGASLYMTLITMFSMGIASLLRSPMLSLGILMPFFFLISNILGSVSATKKVGQYLPDQAGSKITQVVSGSNSAPYGPWAGLGIMALWVAAAVLAGYVLLKKRDA
- a CDS encoding ABC transporter ATP-binding protein: MIEAVGLTKRYGAKTAVYNLSFQVRPGTVTGFLGPNGSGKSTTMRMILGLDQPTSGHVTIGGHPFRKLPNAPRQIGALLDAKAVHGGRSARSHLLSLAQLSGIPASRVDEVLGVVGLQEVARKRSNGFSLGMGQRLGIAAALLGDPQVLLFDEPVNGLDPEGILWVRNLMKSLAAEGRTVLVSSHLMSEMALTADHLIVIGRGQLLSDMSTKDFISHNSADFARVRTPDMPQREKLTAALTEAGGQVMPEQDLALRVTGLPLARISDLAHDAGVRLWELSPHQASLEEAYMRMTQGAVDYRSTADRLSGFEQPDHPLPAPPEMPQQGWYAPPPPGQNPYAAPPAAAPAPPATGPTAPQAAAPAPAPKDLR